DNA sequence from the Streptomyces canus genome:
ACAAGCCGGAGATCACCTGGGGCACGTGCCCGGAGCCGGTCGAGGGAACGAGCCGAAATCCTCGTCTGACCTGCGGGACGTTGAAGGTCCCGCTGTACTACCGAGATCCGGGCGGCAAGAAGATCGAGGTGGCGGTCTCGCGGCTGGCCACCGCCAAACCCGGGAAGAAGCGTGGCGTCCTGCTGCTGAACCCCGGCGGACCGGCCGTGGGTGGTCTCGACATGCCCGCAACCATGGCGTCCACGCTGCCGAAGTCCGTGCTGGACAGCTACGACCTGATCGGCTTCGACCCGCGCGGCGTCGAGCACAGCTCTCCGCAGAGCTGCGGTCTGAAGGACCCCAGTGTGTTCGGGCTCTTCCCCTATCCCGCCGCGGACGGCTCGATCACCAAGAACGTGGCCTTCGCCAAGACCAACGCCGAGACGTGCGCAGACACGGTGGGCGACACCCTGCAGTACTTCACCACCGCCAACACCGCCCGCGACATGGACCGCATCCGCCAGGCGCTCGGTGAGCGGAAGATCTCCTACTGGGGCCAGTCCTACGGCACCTACCTCGGCGCCGTCTACAGGGCCCTGTTCCAGGACCGGACCGACCGGATGATCCTGGAAGGCAACATCGACGCCACCAAGGCGTGGGCCGACGAAGTGGCGGACCGCTGGGGCAAGGGCATGGCCGACCGGTTCCCCGACGCGGCCGCCGTCGCCGCGGCCCAGGACGGCACCCTCGGGCTGGGCGACAGCGTCAAGCAGGTGACCCAGAGCTACCTCGCCCTCGCCGACCGGCTCGACCGCAAGCCCGTCCCCGTGCCCGGTATGCAGCTGTCGTTGGACGGACCGCTGCTGCGGAACATCACCTACGGCATGCTTCTGCACAACGACACGCTTCCACCGCTGGTCGGTTTCTGGAAGGCCGCCGCCGACCTGGCCGACGGCGGCGCCACCGACGCCGACAACGAGGTTCTCCAGCAGATCCTCGCCGACAGCCCGCGGCCTCCGGGTGTCCCCGCGGACAACCAGGCCACCATGTTCCTGGCTCTCGTCTGCGGCGACGCCGAATGGCCCCACGACACCGACGGCTACGCCACCCGCAGCGCCGCCGACCGCAAGGCGTGGCCCCTCACCGCGGGAATGCCGGGCAACATCTGGGCGTGCGCCTACTGGAAGAAGCCGGCCGAGCAGCCCGTCACCGTGACCGGCGAAGGCCCGCGCAACACCCTGATCCTCCAGAACCGCCGGGACAACGCCACTCCGTGGGAGGGCGGCATAGGGCTGCACAAGGCCCTCGGCGACAGTTCTGCCTTCGTCGGCGTGGACAACGGCGGGCACTACGTCTACAACGAAGGCTCCGCCTGCGCCGACAAGGCGACCGTCGACTTCCTGACCACCGGCCACCTGCCGGGCAAGCACGTCTACTGCACCGACGTCCAGCGGAAGAGGTGATCCGGTGACGCAAGCGAGAAGGCGAACGCGGCGACCAGGTCATGGGGGACGACGGTGGTGCACGCGTTCCACTCCGTCATCGCGGAGGCGGGGGCTCTTTGTGGGCTAGTGCTCTGACCGGATAGGTTCGCCGGAAGCTCGCGGTGTTCGGCGTGGACGGGCCTCGCCAACCCTCCGTAGGCTGGTGATCGCCTATGAAGGGGCGGGGTGAACGGCAATCCGCTGTACCACTGGATAGCGCCGGCAGTGTCCACGGCGCTCATGCTGCCGGTGCCGGTGGCAATACTGGCGGGGTGGACGCCGCCGCGGATGCGCAAGCGACAGGCCGGGATGCGGCTTCGGGTCTACGGCATTCTGTGGATCTACACCCTCATGCTCGTCAACGGCATCCCCCGGATCGCCGACGCCTCATTCGAGACGGTCATGGTCTGCATGAACGTCGGCTTCGGGTTCACCGCCGCCGCTGCGGTCCTGTTCCTGCTCTCGGCACGTAAGGATTCAGGCGCCCGGACAGCTGGCCCAGTCGAACCTCGAGAAGGCTGAGAGACAGCTTGCCGTGCCTGCCGCGTCACGGGTTTGGTCAGGCTGCTGGTGCGAGGGGGCTTCCGCCCCAGCGGATGCCTTTCCTCGCTGCGGATGCGGGCGCGTTCCTTGCGTTCGGCGGCCAGGACGTCGCGGTGGCGTGCGTTGTCCCGACTCGTCGTCGAACCGGTCACCGAGGTCATCGCCCGCCACGCGGCCGCTCTCCTCGCCGACACCGGTCTGCACGGCCACAAGTACGCGGTCGACGCCATGCTCAGCGCCACTGCGCTCGCCGCCCATGCCCCCGTCAGCGTGCTGACATCGGACCCTGAGGATCTCAGCGCACTGTGCGGTGGACGTGCCACCGTCATCCAGGTCTGACCCACACGCCTTTCGCGGCAGGCGTCAGGGCCGCCACGGCCGCCAGGCAACGCCTGCACTTCGTGGAGCACAGGGTCGTTCAGGGTGGCTTCCTACGACAGTGACGTACAGCGCGGCCTCGTAGAGCGTCGGCAACCGCTCATGTCCGGTACTCGCCACATGGCCGGCACAAGACCGAGCCGCGCGACAGGACCGGCCGCTCGCCTATGTGCGGTGCTTGTGCAGTTCGATGGCCAGGGGTGCGGCGGTGAACATCGAGGAGTACGTGCCCACCGCGAACCCGATGAGGAGGGCGAGGGCGAAGTCGGTCAGGGTGTCGCCGCCGAGGACGGCCAGGGCGGTGAGGATGAATGCGGCGCCCATGCCGGTGTTGACGGTGCGGGGCAGGGTCTGCAGAAGCGCCTGGTTGGCGACGCGAGTGAAGGGCGTCTTGCGGTCATGGCGGCCGAGTTCCCTGATCCGGTCGAAGACGACGACGGAGTCGTTGACGGAGTAGCCGATGACGGTCAGCAGCGCGGCCAGGAAGACGCCGTCGACGGGCTTGCCGAGCCAGGCGAAGATGCCGATGAGGATCACGACGTCGTGGGCGAGGGCGGCGACCGCCGAGGTGCCCAGCAGCCAGCGGAAGCGTGCCGCGAGATAGATCAGCTGGGCGGCGAGGGCGACAGCGAGGGCGATGAGGGCGCCTTGGCGTAGTTCCTTGCCGAGGCTCGGCCCGATGGCTTCGTCGCGGATCTTGTCGGCTCGGTCCGTCAGGTTGGTGATGGTGTCGGTGATGGCCGCTGCCTGGGTGTTGCTCAAGTGGTGGGTGCGGACGGTGAGTTGGTTCTCGCCGGAGGTCTGGACGACTGCCCGGGGGAATCCCGCGTCGGCGAGCGCGGTGCGGGCCCGGTCGGCGTCGACGGGGGCGGATGTGGTGTATTCGATGAGGCGACCACCGGTGAATTCGACGCCGAGGTCGAGGCCGCGCACCGCGATGCCGGAGGCGGCGAGGACGAGGGCGGCGGCGGACGCGGCCAGCCACCGGCGCGGGTGGCGCATCAGGTTCGGGTTGGTGCGCGCGAGGCGATCGCGGACGGTGCCGGTGTGAGCGATGCCGGTGAGGTGGGGGCGGCGGCGCAGTCGGGGGTGAGCGACGGTGTAGTCGGCCAGGGCACGGGTGATGACGAGGGCGCTGAGCATGGAGGCGAGGACGCCGATGCCCAGCGTGACGCCGAACCCGCGCACAGGTCCGGAGGCGAGGAAGAACAGCAGGCCGGCGGCGATGAGGGTGGTGATGTTGGAGTCGGCGATCGCGCTGAAGGCCCTGCGGAATCCGGCGGTCAGGGACGAGCGTGGGGTGGGTCGGTGGCGAGAGGCGTACTCCTCGCGGGCGCGTTCAAAGACGAGCACGTTGGCGTCGACCGCCATGCCGATGGCCAGCACGAAGCCGGCGAGGCCGGGCAGGGTGACGGTGGCGCCGAGGGCGGCGTAGGAGATGAGGCCGTAGCAGGCCAGGGCGACGGTGGCCAGGGCGCCCATGAGCCGGTACACGGCGATGATGAACAGCGAGGTCAGGGCGGTACCGATGGCGGCGGCCCAGACGCTGGCCCTGATGGCTTCCGCACCCAGGGTGGGGCCGACGGTGCGCTGCTCGACGGTCTCGACCGGCACCGGCAGGGCGCCGCCGTTGACGAGCAGGGCCAGCTCTTTCGCTTCGCTGTCGTTGAAGGTGCCGGTGATCTGGGTGGAGCCGCCGCTGATGCCGGACCGGCAGGCGACGGACGGGGCGACCTGCGGCGAAGAGATGATCTTGTCGTCCAGGACGATGGCGACCCGGCGGGCCGGGTCTCCGGCCGCGTGGCAGGCGGCCTCACCGGTCAGGCGGGCCCACCCCTGTTGGCCCGATCCCCTGAAGTCGACGGTGACGTGCCATCCGGCACCGCTCTGCTGATCGAATCGGGCCGCTGCCTTCTCGACGTCCTCGCCGGTCAGTGAGGGCGCCCGAAGGCGCAGAAGGTGGCCGGACTCGTCGGCCATCACCTGCTCGCGGGGGCGCTTGGGCAGCGGTTCGGGCGCGTCGTCGGCGTTGGTTGCCGTGCCGAGTATCTGGTGGAAGGTGAGCTGGGCGGTGCGGCCGAGCACGTCGGCCGCCTTGCGGGGATCTTGCAGGCCGGGCAGTTCGACGACGATCCGGTCGCTGCCGGAGCGGGCGATGCCGGGTTCGGCGACACCGAGCGCGTCGATGCGGCCGCGCAGCACCTCCACGGTGCGGTCCGTCGCCTCACCGTCGACGTCGGCAGCGGCGGTGGGGCGGGTTTCCAGCACGATCTGGGTGCCGCCCCGCAGATCGAGTCCGAGATGGACGGGCACGGTGAGCGCGACGTACAGGGAGAGGGCAACGGCAGCAAGGGCGATCAGCCCTCTGATGTGCGGGGATCGGTTCACAGCGGGCCTCCGGCAGGCACACCGCGGCCAGGTCGGTGGCTGCGGTCGAGAGGGAGAGGAAGAGAGTCAGGTGCCGGAGAGCGAGGGCGGTGCCCTGACCCCGTGCCGAAGTGCCGGTTGCTCCGACGCGGGCGGGCCTGCTGCCGAAACCGGGGGTTGCGCGCGCCGGAGCCGGTCGGTCGCTGGATCAGGTGACGCGCCCGGGGCAGAGACCGGCGGCGCATGGCGCTCGCCGGTGGCATCCCGATGGCTCCTGATCGCGGCGGTGGTGACGGCCGGGTCCGCGCTGTCCGCGTACGGCTCACCGTGCGCCGACTCCTCGGCCGCGAGCAGCGTGCCGACCGGTGCGCAAGGGTGCGTAGTGCCCAGGGCGGGCGGGCTGAGCAGAGTGACGAGGAAGGCGAGGAGGGCCGCCAACGCCAGGCCCGGGCCGGGGCCTCGGGTGCGCGAGACAGTGTGCGTGAAGCGGGCCACCAGCGCCCCCTTTCCCTGTTGGTGGCCTTCCCGCCCCGGGCAGACCGGCAGTCAGCAGGCTCAGGCTTGGATGAGGCCCGCGCGGATCGCGTAGCGGGTGAGTTCCAGCCGGTCACGCAGGCCGAGCTTGTGCAGCAGGTTCTCCCGGTGCCGGTGGACGGTCTTGATGCTGATGAAGAGCATCTCGGCGATCTCCTTGGACGAGTGGCCCTCGGCCACGAGCTTGAGGACCTCCTCCTCGCGTGGGGTCAGCACCTGATCGGGCGGCTCCTCGCCGTGGCGGACGCGGTCGAGGTAGTTGCGGATGAGCGCGGTGACCGCGCCCGGGTAGAGGAAGGGCTCGTCGCGCATGGCGGCGCGGCATGCCGCCACCAGGTCGCGGTCGGCCACGGACTTCAGCACATATCCGCCGGCGCCGGCCTTCAACGCCTGGAAGAAGTACTGCTCGTTGTCGTGCATCGTCAGCATCAGCACCCGTACGCCGGGCTTGAGCGCGAGAAGTTCCCGGGTGGCCTGTAGGCCGGTCATCCGGGGCATGGCGATGTCCATCACCGCCAGGTCGACCTCATGAGTGCGGGCCAGCTCGATGGCCTCCGCGCCGTCCCCGGCCTCGGCGACGACCTCCAGGTCCGGCTCCCGGTCGAGGATGAGCCGCACCCCACGACGTACCAACGCATGGTCGTCGGCGAGGAGGATACGGATCACGGATGTGTGTGGCGTGGTCATGGCTGCTTCCTGAGGGGCACGGTGAGCCGGACCGTCGTACCGGTCTGCGGCTGGGAGGTGACATCCAGAGTGGCCCCGATCAGCAGGGCCCGCTCGCGCATTCCGCGCATTCCCGCTCCTTCAGGGGCCGCCCCGGTGCCGCGGCCGTCGTCGACGACGGCCAGCACCACCGCCTCGCCGGTGTGGCGCAGGCTCACCTCGACCTGGCCGGCCTCCGCATGACGGGCCGCGTTGGTCAGGGCTTCCTGGGCGACGCGGTACAGCACCAGCTCCGTCTGATGGTCCAGCACGGGCAGACCGGTCTCGAAACGACGCACCACACGCAGCCCTACATGGGTGGCGAACTCGCCGGTCAGCGAGGTCAGCGCGCTGACCAGACCGAGGTCCTCCAGTACACCGGGCCGTAGCCGACGCACCAGGCGCCGTACCTCGTCCAGGCTCCCCCGGGTGATCTCCTGCACTTGTCGCAGGTCACCGCGCAGGGGCTCGTCCGCGTCGTCGGCGGCCCGCTCCAGCGACAGCAGGATCGCGGTCATGCTCTGGCCCACCTCGTCGTGCAGTTCCTGGGCGATGCGGCGCCGCTCCGCTTCCTGCGCGAACAGGGCGCGGGCACTACTGGACGCCCGTTCGTGCTCGAGGCGCTCGAGCATGGCGTTGAAGGTGCGGATCAGTTCGGCGGTCTCCCCGCGTCCCCCTTCCGGCAGCCGTTGCCCGGGACGCAACAGATCGACGGTGGCCATCAGCCGGGTGAGCCGGTCGAGCGGGGCCAGACCGATCCGTAGCAGGGCCGCGTTGGCGACCAGCATGACGACCAGGCCGGACACGAGAATGATCGCCTCGGTCAGGACCACCGGCACGGAGACGGTCACCGGCGCCCACAGCAGCAGCGCGGTGGCGCTTCCCAGCACCACCGCGTTGAGCGCGAAGATCCGCCAGAACAGGGACACCGGGATGACGCCTTTCTCCGTGTGACACGGCGTTGTCTCTACTGTCGGTCACGGCGACCCCGAGCGTGGGCTGCGTCCGCTGGTTCTGACCGGTCTGCCGTCCAGGCTGCCTGCTGCCGGTCCGCGCGGCCATGGGCTCCCATGCCCATTTCCTGCACCTGGCCTGCCCACGCCGCGATGGGCCACGGGACATGCCACAGATGGGTATCGCGCCCGATGGGCTTTGCGCCGCGTCGCGGCCACGGTAGAGGCATGAGCCGCCGCCCCTGACTCCCTGACCGACGCCGCCATCTCTTACGGAATCACGGAATCGGAAACGCGGAATCGCCCGCAATCACGGAATCACGGAATCACGGAATCACAGAAGAAGGATCTGCCATGTCACTCGATACGCCCCGGACCGAAACCCATCGTGAGCGGCTGACGGCGCACGAGGCCCTTCAGCGCCTCGAAGACGAACGTGCCTCCCGCCTCACCCAGTTGCGGGCCATCGGGCAGGCCGGGCCGGACGCTGAGGAACAGGTGGCGTCCACGCACAAGGACACCCTTCAGCGAGTCCTCACCGAGATCGAGGCCGCCTTCGCGCGCGTCGAGGACGGCAGCTACGGCACCTGCCGCAACTGCACCAGGCCCATCCCTGTCGAACGCCTGGAAATCCTGCCCTACACGCCGTTCTGCGTGCCCTGCCAGCGCGACACCGTCTGACAACCGGCCGCCCGACCTCCCTCCCTGTCCCGCCCTGCCCAAGGGGTGAATCGGTGAACCACCAGATCATCGACGACCGCGACGCCGCTCTCTCGATCGAGGACTTCGCCGCACTGCGCGCGAACCTGCACGAACAGCGCCTGTTCCGCCAGGAACAGCTGCAACAACTCTCAGGCCCCGCCGCGACCCGCGCCGACGCGCGTCTCGCTCGGCAGGCCTCCTCACAGATCGAGGTCAGCGTCCAGCTCGCCGCCTCCGCCCGCATGGTCCTCGCCGACGTCGAGGCCGCCCTCACACGCATGGACGAGGGCCAGTACGGCACCTGCCATCTGTGCCGGGGGCACATCGCCCGCGAACGACTGATGATCGTGCCGCAGGCCCGCTACTGCGCCCGATGCCAGCAGGTCAGGGAGGCCGGCCGATGACCACCGCTCCCAGTCCCGTGGCGGCCCGGCACCGACCATGGCCCTGGTGCCGGCAGTGCACCGGCATCGCCCTCGACCTGGGCAGCGCCCGCACCCGCGCCTGGATGTCCGGACGGCGAAGCATCCTCGATGCGCCCACGGTGACCGTCCCGGGTGACAGCGCCACTCACCCCATCCGGCGCGGCACCATCGTCGACACCCCCGGAACCGCCCGCATGCTGAACCGGCTGCTCGGTCACCGCCTGCCCCGCTTCGGCCGCCCCCTGCTCATCCTGACCACACCCGTACTGGGCGGCATCGCCTACCGGGCCGAAGCGCGCACCGCGGTCGAGGTCCTGCGCCCGCGCACGGTCCTGACCGTCCCCGCCGCGCGCGCTGTGGCCATGGCCGCGGACACCGACCTGACCCACCCCCTGCTCGTCCTGGACGTCGGCGCCCACCTCACCGAGGTGACGCTCCTGACCGACGGCGCGGTGACCGACGCCCGCCACACCGCCCTGGGCACGGGCGACCTGAGCACCAGCGACCTGAGCACCGGCGACCTGAGCACCGGTGACCTGGAGGGCACCCCGCCCGCACAGATCACCGACGCGGTCGTCGTGATGGTGACCGCCATGCTGGACCAGGACCACACGTCCCAGACACGCGATGCCCTGCGGCGCGGGGTGCTCCTCGCCGGTGGGGGCGCGCTACGACCCGACATCACCCACCACCTCACCCGCGGGCTCCGCACTCCCGTCCAGACCGTCCCCGCTCCGCACACCGCAGCGGTCCGCGGCGCCGCGCGACTCCTGCAAGCCGCCCACGCCCACCCCTCCGCCACCGGAATCCCCGACCTCGCGCACCCCCATTGATCCATCGCCCCCTCCCCGGCAAGCGCCCAGCGAGGCTGCCACGTTCCTGCGGAAGGAGAGACACCGTGGCCCGTGCAACACCCCCGGCACACCCCCCGGCACACCCTCCCGAAGAGCTCCCGCGCATCCTGCTGTGGCGCTGGCGGCGCAACCCCCTGCGCCGCCGTACCGACCTCGCGCAGGCGTGGATCGCCGTCGGCCTGTTCCTTGCCGTGCTGGCCGCCACCCCCGTCGCCATGTTCCTGCTCGGCGACACCGCCTACCGCCACCACAAGGAGACCGCCCGGCGCCAGGCCGCCACCCGCTACGACACCCCCGCCGTACTGGTCCATGACGTCCCTCGCCATCCAGAGCCGGGATCGTACGAGGCGAAGAAGACCCTGTACCCGGCCACCGTCCGCTTCACCGACCCCACGGGCACATCCCGCACCGCGAAGACCGACGTCGCACCCGCCCTGACCGCAGGCAGCACCGTCCGTGTCTGGGTCAACGCCGACGGAAAGATCACCGACCCGCCTCTGACCACGGAACAGGTGCGCAACCGCGCCATGGGCTGGGCCCTCCTCGCCGCCATGGCCGTCCCCGTCCTCGGCGCCGCCGTCCATGGCTACGCCCATCGCAGGCTGGAGCGGCACCACCTCGCCCAGTGGGACGCGGCATGGGCCGATATCGCCCCCCGGTGGACCACGTCTCGCTGACCTGCCTGCGCCCACCACGGTCTCGCGCTGGACCGGGGAGTTCGGCGGTCGATTCGGGGCCGACCCGGGTACGTGCGGAGAGCGGGCCGAGGCGCGGACGCGAGTGCCGGGCAGGCGGTGTCTCACGTACTTGGAGCCGGCTCGGCCTCGGCAACCCGTGCCGGCGCGCACGCCGCTTCAGCCCTGTCTGCCCTGTCAGCTCTGTCGGCTCTGTCCGTGCGTCACTTCTGCTTTCCGCGGCCGGTGAGCACGTCGCGCAGGCGGTCGACCATGCCGGTACCGGGCGCGAGGAGTTTGTTCGCGGGTGGGGTGTCCGGCGCGGACGGGTGCGGGCGGGTGGGAGCGTGCTGCTTGGCCGAGCGGACCTTCTCACCGAGCTCCTCCAACGCGTCGGCGGAACAGACGTCGGCCAGCAACGGGAAGAGCCGGTTCTCCTCGTCGCTGACGTGCGCCGTGACGGCGTTCTTCAGTCGCAGGATCAGCGTGTCGAAACGCCCGTCCCCCGGCTGGCAGCCTTCGAGCTCCTTCAGCATGCGCTCGACTTCACCGTGGTCGGCGATCTCCTTGTCGGCGAGGTCGTCTCCTCCGTCGACGTACCGGCGCACCGTCGGGTACAGGTACTCCTCCTCGGCCACCTGGTGCCGAATCAGCTCCATGGTGAGCCGGTCCGCCAGTACACGTCGCTGCTGGTCGGCTCCCGGCAGCGCTTCGATCTGCGCGAAGAGGTCGTCCACCTCGCGGTGGTCCGTGGTCAGTTCCTGGATGACGTTTCCGCCGTGTGCCATGGGTTCTCCACTCCTTGTCGTATCCAGATACCTGCCACGGGCGTACCGACGACCTCACGGCGGTCCGCCACTTCACTCCGGTGGCCGAGGAGGAGTCCGCGTGACGTGGATTTTTGGTTCCCGGCGCAGGACCAGGCCGCACCCGGGCCGGCCCGGGCCGATGGACCCGCCGTCCGACCACGGCGAGGAGTAGCCGGCCTCAGCGGGCGGCGCAGCCAGGTGAACGCCAACGCCCTCGTCCCTGCGCGCACCTACGGGGCACAGGTGGCACTCAGATACGGGGTTTGGGTCGCTCCGGAATGGTGAGGCGCCCGGGATGCACGAGCAACTTGTCACGGTCGCCCCTCGGGAAAGACCCGCAGCGCAGCGTCCGGCGGAGCGCGACGCCTACTTCGACAACATCAAGTATCTGGCGATCGTGCTGGTCGCGGTGGGACACGCGTGGGAGCCGTTGCGGGACGGGAGCCGGGGCGTCTCGGCGCTGTACCTGCTCGTGTACGCCTTTCACATGCCCGCGTTCATCGTCGTCTCCGGGTACTTTTCACGGAACTTCGACGCCGCCCCGCAGCGGCTGCGGAGGCTGGTGACCGGGCTGGTCGTGCCGTACGTCGTGTTCGAGACGGCGTACACGTTCTTCACCCGGTGGACCGACCAGGTGCCGGACCGGCCGGTGAGTCTGCTGGACCCGCTGTATCTGACGTGGTTCCTGGTGGCGTTGTTCGTGTGGCGGCTGACCACTCCCCTGTGGCAGCGGGTGCGTCATCCTGTGCCGCTCGCCCTCGCCGTGGCGATGCTCGCCACCCTCACGCCCTCCATCGGCGACGATCTCGATCTGCAGCGTGTCCTGCAGTTCCTGCCGTACTTCGTGCTGGGTCTGTGCCTGAAGCCGGAGCACTTCCGCCTGGTCCGTCGGCGGGCTGTACGGCTGGCGGCCCTGCCGGTGTTCGCGGTCGCGCTCGCGCTGTCCTACTGGGCCGTGCCGCGGATGAGCGGGGCCTGGTTCTACCACCGGGACAGCGCCCAGGAGTTGGGTGCGCCCGCCTGGTCGGGGCCGGTGATGACGCTGGTCACCTTCGGGTGCTCGCTGGTCCTGGTCGGGTGTTTCCTCGCCCTGGTGCCCGGGCGGCGGACCTGGTTCACGGTGCTGGGCGCGGGCACGCTCTACGGCTATCTGCTGCACGGATTCCTCGTCCAGGGGGCCCGGTTCTGGGGCTGGTACGGGCCCGCCTGGGTCCACGAACCGCTCGGCACGGTCGCGGTCGCCCTCGTCGCCGCCGCCGTCGTGACCGCCCTGTGCACCCCACCCGTCCGACGTGCCCTGCGATGCCTGGTCGAACCGGAGATGCGGTGGGCCTTCCGGCAACACACGGCCCAACCAGAGCGCGCTTGAGGGGAGTGGGCCGTACGGCGGAACGACCGCTCGGCACCGCCCCCGTCACCTCACCGCAGCCTCCGCCGCGACCGCACGGCGGGGCTTTCCGGTCCAGCAGCATGCTGCCCAAGCCGGGTGCACCTAGGGGGACTCGGCCCAATCACGGAACGTGCACCACGACCGCTCGGGCACAACCCCGGCCCCCTCACCACCGCCTCGGCGGCAACCGCCCAGTGGGCCTCCCAGCAGCGCACAGTCCAACCAGGCCGCGCCCAGGGGGACTTGGTCGTACGACGGAAAGGCGGCACGCCCGCTCGGCGCCCCCCCGGGCCCCTCACGGCCGCCTCGTAGCGACCGACGGGGGGCATTTCCAGCAGCATGCAGTCCAACCAGGGCACGCCCAGGGGGGACTTGGCCCGACGACGGAACGGCGGCTCCGGACGCCGTCCCGTCGTTCGTACCGGCCCTACTTCGACGGCCTCGTGGGTACCGACGGCACCGGGCTCGGTACGGTGGTCGGCTCCGCCGGGACGGGGCTCGGGACGGACGAGGGGTGCTGGTCCGGTACGACCGTCGGCACCGGGCTCGGCGCGGTCCCCGGCTCGGACGGCACGGTGGACGGCACCGGGCTCGGCTCGGACGGCCGCTCCGACGGCACGGGGGAAGGCACCGGCGACGGCACGGTCGAAGGCTC
Encoded proteins:
- a CDS encoding acyltransferase family protein; the protein is MHEQLVTVAPRERPAAQRPAERDAYFDNIKYLAIVLVAVGHAWEPLRDGSRGVSALYLLVYAFHMPAFIVVSGYFSRNFDAAPQRLRRLVTGLVVPYVVFETAYTFFTRWTDQVPDRPVSLLDPLYLTWFLVALFVWRLTTPLWQRVRHPVPLALAVAMLATLTPSIGDDLDLQRVLQFLPYFVLGLCLKPEHFRLVRRRAVRLAALPVFAVALALSYWAVPRMSGAWFYHRDSAQELGAPAWSGPVMTLVTFGCSLVLVGCFLALVPGRRTWFTVLGAGTLYGYLLHGFLVQGARFWGWYGPAWVHEPLGTVAVALVAAAVVTALCTPPVRRALRCLVEPEMRWAFRQHTAQPERA